The following coding sequences lie in one Micromonospora sp. R77 genomic window:
- a CDS encoding HAD family hydrolase, whose translation MTAPPAVADLALAEDAWARLRRIRDAGRLVADFPQVCALVGALDADHRARAGRLLAGCDLAEVAATHGQIPAVTVAVTGNGTCAPIVAPLVAEFARHRLAARVVGAAHGQYVADLADPRGDLLAARPEVTLCLLDAGVVADELGVGWTADDCARVLDAVLARVTGLARRHDADTTATLVLHTVPLPAWLARQLVDHRSRARLGVAWRQFNAALLGLAVELRRCVVVDLDTCLTDATPLDDPRLRAYAGVGFSEPLLGRLAAEVGHVAKALRGHGRKCLVLDLDGTLWGGVLGDDGPDGIEVGGAGRGAAFRRLQQLVAQWGTQGVLLAVCSKNDPEQVRTVLRDHPDLALRATDLVAVTAGWGPKSEALAELARTLNLGTDSLVLVDDSAFECGEVRHALPEVAVVPLDAEPARHPDRLLAGDWFATLRLTDDDHARRGHYRAEARRQELRDGHETLRDYLHELELRIELARPDERELSRVAQLTQRTNQFHLTTRRMDDAAVREHWRDPDAVLWVIRAADRFGDAGLVGAVFGRHRPSGPLVLTNMLLSCRVFGRDIETAALRAVLADARESGLPGVLGHYRPSPRNGRFADFYPRHGFVPVEPDGDVLRFRHDLTVLPEPVTHLRITTDLAGAS comes from the coding sequence GTGACCGCGCCACCCGCCGTCGCCGACCTCGCCCTGGCCGAGGACGCCTGGGCGCGGCTGCGCCGGATCCGGGACGCCGGCCGGCTGGTGGCCGACTTCCCGCAGGTCTGCGCCCTGGTCGGCGCCCTCGACGCCGACCATCGGGCCCGGGCCGGCCGGCTGCTGGCCGGCTGCGACCTGGCCGAGGTCGCCGCCACGCATGGGCAGATCCCGGCGGTGACCGTCGCGGTCACCGGCAACGGCACCTGCGCGCCGATCGTCGCGCCGCTGGTGGCCGAGTTCGCCCGGCACCGCCTCGCGGCCCGCGTCGTCGGCGCCGCCCACGGCCAGTACGTCGCCGACCTGGCCGACCCCCGGGGGGACCTGCTCGCCGCCCGGCCCGAGGTGACGCTCTGCCTGCTCGACGCCGGTGTGGTCGCCGACGAGCTGGGCGTCGGCTGGACCGCCGACGACTGCGCCCGGGTGCTGGACGCCGTCCTTGCGCGGGTCACCGGGCTGGCCCGGCGGCACGACGCGGACACCACCGCCACGCTGGTCCTGCACACCGTGCCGCTGCCGGCCTGGCTGGCCCGCCAACTCGTCGACCACCGGTCCCGGGCCCGGCTCGGCGTGGCCTGGCGGCAGTTCAACGCGGCCCTGCTCGGGCTCGCCGTCGAGTTGCGCCGCTGCGTGGTGGTGGACCTCGACACCTGCCTCACCGACGCCACCCCGCTGGACGACCCGCGGCTGCGCGCGTACGCCGGGGTCGGGTTCTCCGAGCCGCTGCTCGGCCGGCTCGCCGCCGAGGTGGGCCACGTCGCCAAGGCGTTGCGCGGGCACGGCCGCAAGTGCCTGGTGCTGGACCTCGACGGCACCCTCTGGGGCGGGGTGCTCGGCGACGACGGACCGGACGGCATCGAGGTCGGCGGCGCCGGGCGCGGTGCGGCGTTCCGCCGGCTCCAGCAGCTCGTCGCCCAGTGGGGCACGCAGGGCGTGCTGCTGGCGGTGTGCAGCAAGAACGACCCCGAGCAGGTACGCACGGTGCTGCGCGACCACCCGGACCTGGCCCTGCGCGCGACGGACCTGGTCGCGGTGACGGCCGGCTGGGGGCCGAAGAGCGAGGCGCTGGCGGAGCTGGCCCGCACCCTGAACCTCGGCACGGACAGCCTCGTCCTGGTCGACGACAGCGCGTTCGAGTGCGGGGAGGTCCGGCACGCGCTGCCCGAGGTCGCCGTGGTGCCGCTGGACGCCGAGCCGGCCCGGCACCCGGACCGGCTGCTGGCCGGCGACTGGTTCGCCACGCTGCGGCTGACCGACGACGACCACGCCCGGCGCGGCCACTACCGGGCCGAGGCCCGCCGGCAGGAGCTGCGCGACGGGCACGAAACGCTGCGGGACTACCTGCACGAGCTGGAGCTGCGCATCGAGCTCGCCCGCCCGGACGAGCGGGAGCTGAGCCGGGTCGCCCAGCTCACCCAGCGCACCAACCAGTTCCACCTGACCACCCGGCGGATGGACGACGCCGCCGTACGCGAGCACTGGCGCGACCCGGACGCCGTGCTCTGGGTGATCCGCGCGGCGGACCGGTTCGGCGACGCCGGCCTGGTCGGCGCGGTGTTCGGGCGGCACCGGCCGTCCGGCCCGCTGGTGCTGACGAACATGCTGCTCAGTTGCCGGGTCTTCGGCCGGGACATCGAGACCGCGGCGCTGCGGGCGGTGCTGGCCGACGCCCGGGAGAGCGGGCTGCCCGGCGTGCTGGGGCACTACCGGCCCAGCCCGCGCAACGGCCGCTTCGCGGACTTCTATCCGCGGCACGGCTTCGTCCCGGTGGAGCCGGACGGCGACGTCCTCCGGTTCCGGCACGACCTGACGGTGCTGCCGGAACCGGTCACCCACCTGCGGATCACTACGGACCTGGCGGGAGCATCATGA
- a CDS encoding acyl carrier protein, which translates to MITQAEFLVLLDDELGLDYTPADLDRDVDELPGWDSVYLWRLLTVLEARTGRPLPFDELLTTRTLDGVRKLAVDGA; encoded by the coding sequence ATGATCACGCAAGCGGAGTTCCTCGTCCTGCTCGACGACGAACTCGGACTCGACTACACCCCGGCGGACCTCGACCGGGACGTCGACGAGCTGCCCGGGTGGGACTCGGTCTATCTGTGGCGGCTGCTCACCGTCCTGGAGGCGCGGACCGGCCGGCCGCTGCCCTTCGACGAGCTGCTGACCACCCGCACGCTGGACGGGGTGCGGAAGCTGGCGGTGGACGGTGCCTGA
- a CDS encoding 2-oxo acid dehydrogenase subunit E2: MPESGRLAAQRRHTLYFLRWSRAVAPVFLDTEVDMTRVLAHRERSAAHGRRISVLTYVVRSATEVLARHPACNAVVGGGLVPRVRHVDEVRPKIAMDRTVAGRRVVLSAVLPDQRGAGLAEIQHALDRFRDTPVEDLPELGGTLLLHRLPAALGWPAFRAAVSRLSRRPALLGTVAVSSLGHRAVDGFHAVGGTTCTLNLGRVRPTPVVRDGAVVVAPVLRLNLAFDHRVVDGAEAADVLTEIKQSLEEGDDRSPLPGAVAAASR, translated from the coding sequence GTGCCTGAGTCCGGCCGGCTGGCCGCCCAGCGGCGGCACACCCTCTATTTCCTGCGCTGGAGCAGGGCCGTCGCCCCGGTCTTCCTCGACACCGAGGTGGACATGACCCGGGTGCTCGCCCACCGCGAGCGGTCCGCCGCCCACGGGCGGCGGATCTCCGTGCTGACGTACGTCGTCCGGTCGGCCACCGAGGTGCTGGCCCGCCACCCGGCGTGCAACGCGGTGGTCGGCGGGGGGCTGGTGCCGCGGGTCCGGCACGTCGACGAGGTACGCCCGAAGATCGCCATGGACCGGACCGTGGCCGGCCGGCGGGTGGTGCTCTCCGCCGTGCTGCCCGACCAGCGCGGCGCCGGCCTGGCCGAGATCCAGCACGCGCTGGACCGGTTCCGGGACACCCCGGTCGAGGACCTGCCCGAGCTGGGCGGCACCCTGCTGCTGCACCGGCTGCCCGCCGCGCTCGGCTGGCCGGCGTTCCGCGCGGCGGTGTCCCGGCTGTCCCGCCGGCCGGCGCTGCTCGGCACGGTCGCGGTCTCCTCGCTCGGCCACCGGGCGGTGGACGGCTTCCACGCCGTCGGCGGCACCACCTGCACCCTCAACCTCGGCCGGGTACGCCCCACCCCGGTCGTGCGGGACGGTGCGGTGGTGGTGGCCCCGGTGCTGCGGCTGAACCTGGCCTTCGACCACCGGGTCGTCGACGGCGCCGAGGCGGCGGACGTGCTGACCGAGATCAAGCAGAGCCTGGAGGAGGGCGATGACCGGTCACCGTTGCCCGGTGCTGTTGCCGCGGCATCGCGCTGA
- a CDS encoding 4'-phosphopantetheinyl transferase superfamily protein, whose product MLLPRHRADHGAALTTALRHADAVVVHARVADWRPRPGDGHDWAAVLGDDADRRDRLPDAPARNRLAAGRLLLKHLVATVTGRAPEEIRLARDRFRRPYPVGHPVDVNLSHTGDVLLAGLCVRGRIGVDIERADRWLGGRAVAGRLCAEPELAALADLRGAALDRRLVRLWTVKEACAKALGGGLAHDLRSLAFDLDAATGVSPYADLPGGPAAWSVTPLPVGPAHVAAVAHRRVPPDRRADPSRHGRLTS is encoded by the coding sequence GTGCTGTTGCCGCGGCATCGCGCTGACCACGGCGCTGCCCTGACGACGGCGCTGCGTCACGCCGACGCGGTCGTGGTGCACGCCCGGGTCGCGGACTGGCGACCGCGCCCCGGGGACGGGCACGACTGGGCGGCGGTGCTCGGCGACGACGCGGACCGGCGGGACCGGCTGCCCGACGCACCCGCCCGGAACCGGCTCGCCGCCGGCCGGCTGCTGCTCAAACACCTGGTCGCCACGGTGACCGGCCGGGCACCCGAGGAGATCCGGCTGGCCCGCGACCGGTTCCGTCGCCCGTACCCGGTGGGGCATCCGGTGGACGTCAACCTCAGCCACACCGGTGACGTCCTGCTCGCCGGGCTCTGCGTCCGGGGTCGGATCGGCGTCGACATCGAGCGCGCCGACCGGTGGCTCGGCGGTCGGGCGGTGGCCGGCCGGCTCTGCGCCGAACCGGAGTTGGCCGCCCTCGCCGACCTGCGCGGCGCGGCCCTCGACCGTCGCCTCGTCCGACTGTGGACGGTGAAGGAGGCGTGTGCCAAGGCGCTCGGCGGTGGCCTGGCCCACGACCTGCGGTCGCTGGCGTTCGACCTCGACGCGGCGACGGGCGTGTCGCCGTACGCCGACCTGCCCGGTGGCCCGGCCGCCTGGTCGGTCACCCCGCTGCCGGTGGGCCCGGCGCACGTCGCCGCCGTCGCCCACCGGCGCGTACCGCCGGACCGGCGGGCGGACCCATCCCGACACGGAAGGCTCACCTCATGA
- a CDS encoding FAD-dependent oxidoreductase, giving the protein MTETITTDVCVVGGGPAGLTFALALAARGHQVVVLEKNRSFERSFRGESIAPDSVWLLERLGVLDALRAQRILEVRRMELRDAGRTVLGVDFATLAQPARLPVEVPQPMLLGTLTEAAERHPGFTLLRQTAATGLVMEDGRVCGVDATTERGPLRVRARLTIGADGRYSRVRDWVGLPYRKIPLGRDFLWFVAPCPPVWTNDTYRIRISGSQHAMCIPTYPDLVRVGFNIPKNGLRRLRAQGIGALHARIDELAPELSDAVRDAVPSWSETALLEIFTGVVPRWGAPGLALLGDAAHTLTPVLAQGINHAIIDGITFASMVGPALTGAGVEQRLDEATAEFQRMRAPSVERARGLQLRQEKLFALSSPPAQALRRTLYRLVDHTPPLKRRIWTGLYQTSIGETGDRDGAPAGLHPAR; this is encoded by the coding sequence ATGACCGAGACCATCACGACGGACGTCTGCGTCGTGGGCGGCGGCCCGGCCGGGCTGACGTTCGCCCTCGCCCTGGCCGCCCGCGGCCACCAGGTGGTCGTGCTGGAGAAGAACCGCTCCTTCGAGCGGTCGTTCCGCGGTGAGTCGATCGCCCCCGACTCGGTGTGGCTGCTGGAGCGGCTGGGCGTCCTCGACGCGCTGCGGGCACAGCGCATCCTCGAGGTGCGGCGGATGGAGCTGCGGGACGCCGGCCGGACGGTGCTGGGGGTGGACTTCGCCACCCTGGCCCAGCCGGCCCGGCTGCCGGTCGAGGTGCCGCAGCCGATGCTGCTCGGCACGCTGACCGAGGCCGCCGAGCGGCACCCGGGCTTCACCCTGCTGCGGCAGACCGCCGCCACCGGGCTGGTGATGGAGGACGGCCGGGTGTGTGGGGTCGACGCGACGACCGAGCGGGGACCGCTGCGGGTCCGCGCCCGGCTCACCATCGGCGCGGACGGCCGCTACAGCCGGGTCCGCGACTGGGTCGGCCTGCCGTACCGGAAGATCCCGCTGGGCCGGGACTTCCTCTGGTTCGTCGCGCCCTGCCCACCGGTGTGGACCAACGACACCTACCGGATCCGGATCAGCGGCAGCCAGCACGCCATGTGCATCCCGACCTATCCCGACCTGGTCCGGGTCGGCTTCAACATCCCCAAGAACGGGCTGCGCCGGCTGCGGGCCCAGGGCATCGGCGCGTTGCACGCCCGGATCGACGAGCTGGCGCCGGAGCTGTCCGACGCGGTACGCGACGCCGTGCCGAGCTGGTCGGAGACCGCCCTGCTGGAGATCTTCACCGGCGTGGTGCCGCGCTGGGGCGCACCCGGCCTCGCGCTGCTCGGCGACGCCGCGCACACGCTGACCCCCGTGCTGGCCCAGGGCATCAACCACGCCATCATCGACGGCATCACCTTCGCCTCGATGGTCGGTCCCGCGCTCACCGGCGCCGGCGTGGAGCAGCGGCTCGACGAGGCGACCGCCGAGTTCCAGCGGATGCGGGCGCCGTCGGTCGAGCGGGCCCGGGGGCTGCAACTGCGGCAGGAAAAGCTCTTCGCCCTGTCCAGCCCGCCCGCGCAGGCGCTGCGCCGCACGCTGTACCGCCTCGTCGACCACACCCCACCGCTGAAGCGCCGGATCTGGACCGGCCTCTATCAGACGTCTATCGGGGAGACCGGCGACCGGGACGGGGCACCGGCGGGGCTGCACCCGGCCCGCTGA
- a CDS encoding SRPBCC domain-containing protein, giving the protein MRTIDTSITISSPPERVWEILTDLPRYQEWNPFVRRAAGRPAVGEALTLFIQPPGEKGMTHHPTVTVAEPARQFQWLGKVAVPGLFGARHEFVLEAAAGGTLVRHRETFTGLLVPFLKRTLDRTELGFDQLNRALKERAETIVD; this is encoded by the coding sequence GTGCGAACCATCGACACGTCGATCACGATCTCGTCGCCGCCGGAGCGGGTCTGGGAGATCCTCACCGACCTGCCCCGCTATCAGGAGTGGAACCCGTTCGTCCGGCGAGCGGCGGGCCGCCCGGCGGTGGGGGAGGCGCTGACCCTCTTCATCCAGCCGCCCGGCGAGAAGGGCATGACCCACCATCCCACCGTGACGGTCGCCGAGCCGGCCCGCCAGTTCCAGTGGCTCGGCAAGGTGGCCGTGCCGGGGCTGTTCGGCGCCCGGCACGAGTTCGTCCTCGAGGCGGCGGCCGGCGGCACGTTGGTGCGGCACCGCGAGACGTTCACCGGCCTGCTCGTCCCGTTCCTCAAGCGCACCCTGGACCGGACCGAACTCGGGTTCGACCAGCTCAACCGGGCGCTGAAGGAGCGGGCCGAGACCATCGTGGACTGA